The following are encoded together in the Syngnathus typhle isolate RoL2023-S1 ecotype Sweden linkage group LG5, RoL_Styp_1.0, whole genome shotgun sequence genome:
- the lrp13 gene encoding very low-density lipoprotein receptor, protein MAVYLYLFAALLPLTAPLQAGEIVSAESSPLKCSRGSMQCKDGSLCVLYSHVCDGEPDCQDKSDEENCELTCNDDQFQCAHGKKCIDKNEVCDDVLQCQDGSDELHCSKRDGCVHMCDNNNRCLSAPLLCDAEKDCLDGTDEENCEGVNERTSSTTRQPVKFVSEPIKCSLGSKPCKDNSDCVLFNHVCDGEDDCNDGSDEEECLATCGQDQFQCAHGKKCIEKNQVCDGVPQCQDRSDEQKCAKHMEGCSHHCDGGSRCIPESFLCDGERDCFDGTDETDCVKDCSGSEFRCSSGQCVSATLHCDGHPDCWDRSDEERCVKAPVCITKHHCPQSKECLVQQWLCDGEQDCKDGTDEKDCPDIGPLRCGDYQWLCKSKTMCIPVTWRCDGTKDCPDGSDETECGLVACLPHLFQCGSLECVDLSLVCNGIKNCADGSDEDGSCQINCAEADISRCSQGCFSTPQGPKCHCALGYTLLEDKMTCADVDECKDHHSDVCSHLCINTPGSYKCDCHGGYMMDADGRTCKIKGEPFLLSSVQTDIFMYGLRSGNLDVLSSSAKKIILSLDYDWHERVAFWVSLDTDSIRWSSLEQKTTGMLIKGVQADSLALDWLGRNLYWIDGENSQIVAMKMSAGSSSYSVILDEDLDQPHSLALLPEKGLMFWTDIGNMVKIERAGMDGSERRAVVNSSLGWPGGVALDALAERVYWTDKRLKAIGSATLDGDDIRILQMKETANPFALAVFNDMLYWSDAERRVVQAAHKMTGKNVRVLLKRPRQPFDIKIIHPILQQRRNNPCKIGCSHLCVLAPGLKAVCKCPSNLVLAEDGLTCTNLIDTAFLLLLSPSTVTKIYLQTRHTSQELKGWPEHIAMQVPSVNEAAIMDYSLHKNTLLLADDGTTSLRAFKLEDLNLVFEGQLLKLRSDTITAMALDWVTFNIYWSSSKQPRLHVSSSSGVYTTVLIKDGIGEVRSIALNPPRGSVCFTNQVLQDASPVATVECANMDGAERRVVWKNSVQPNSLAFSTDGASILWADISLHVIGSVHLDGSGYKEVKVADGLAAVALSEDMLIWMTVSDKIRLWYNDDQQQNKLWFEVGTKVISMKAFSKSSETGSNQCEVKNGNCQHLCLATPNGRTCKCTHDYISVNATHCSPEQRCPAGSKSCLDQLSCQFEEKFCDGHVDCSDHSDENCVDLKPKSGATAPVPTQSTTSWTATSPQPLSGFSTATNGSKPLLKLNDQTCSQIRCSGKGRCVEISEETTCVCSMGYSGDSCQDRALPVPIVFGVAGLCAVVIIAVIAVMIKWKKSARSRGANPEAAKETSMTDLDGRTAVTPTETSVSDHEKKEEAVSGN, encoded by the exons ATGGCCGTATATTTGTATCTTTTTGCAGCGTTGTTGCCGTTAACAGCGCCTCTGCAAGCAGGTGAGAT TGTTTCAGCTGAAAGCAGTCCTTTAAAGTGCAGCCGAGGCTCCATGCAATGCAAGGATGGTTCTCTGTGTGTGCTCTATAGTCATGTATGCGATGGGGAGCCTGACTGTCAAGATAAATCTGATGAAGAGAATTGCGAACTAACGTGTAACGATG ACCAATTTCAGTGTGCCCATGGAAAGAAGTGCATTGACAAAAATGAAGTGTGTGACGATGTACTCCAGTGTCAGGACGGGTCGGATGAATTGCATTGTTCAAAACGAGACGGCTGTGTTCACATGTGTGACAACAACAATCGGTGCTTATCCGCACCCTTGCTATGCGATGCAGAAAAGGACTGTTTAGATGGAACAGATGAGGAAAATTGTG AGGGTGTGAATGAAAGGACCAGTTCAACCACCAGACAGCCGGTCAAGTTTGTATCTGAACCGATCAAGTGCTCTTTGGGTTCCAAACCCTGTAAAGACAACAGCGATTGTGTCCTCTTCAACCATGTCTGTGATGGAGAAGATGACTGCAATGATGGCTCAGATGAAGAGGAATGCTTAGCTACTTGTGGACAGG ACCAGTTTCAGTGTGCCCATGGTAAAAAGTGCATTGAAAAGAATCAAGTGTGCGATGGTGTACCTCAGTGTCAGGACCGCTCTGACGAACAGAAATGTGCCAAACACATGGAGGGCTGCTCTCATCACTGTGATGGCGGGAGCCGCTGCATACCCGAAAGTTTCCTTTGTGATGGGGAGCGCGACTGTTTTGATGGCACTGATGAGACTGACTGTG TTAAGGACTGCAGTGGAAGCGAGTTTAGGTGCAGCAGTGGTCAGTGTGTATCAGCTACACTGCATTGTGACGGCCACCCAGACTGTTGGGATCGCTCGGATGAAGAAAGATGCGTCAAAGCACCAGTCTGCATAACCAAGCATCATTGCCCTCAGAGCAAAGAGTGCCTGGTTCAGCAGTGGCTCTGCGATGGAGAACAGGACTGCAAAGATGGCACAGATGAAAAG GATTGTCCCGACATTGGTCCCCTGAGATGTGGTGATTATCAATGGTTATGCAAATCAAAGACTATGTGTATACCTGTGACCTGGAGGTGTGACGGCACAAAAGATTGTCCTGATGGAAGTGATGAAACAGAGT GTGGGTTGGTTGCATGTCTTCCTCACCTGTTCCAATGTGGCAGTCTGGAGTGTGTGGATCTCTCCCTGGTGTGCAATGGAATAAAAAATTGTGCAGATGGTTCCGATGAGGATGGGAGCTGTCAGATAAACTGTGCCGAAGCAGATATCAGTCGCTGCTCCCAGGGTTGTTTCAGCACACCACAGGGTCCG AAATGTCACTGTGCATTAGGCTACACACTCCTTGAAGATAAAATGACGTGTGCTGATGTTGATGAGTGCAAAGACCACCACTCAGATGTGTGCAGTCATCTGTGTATAAACACCCCGGGCTCCTACAAGTGTGACTGTCACGGAGGCTACATGATGGATGCCGATGGACGCACCTGCAAAATCAAGG GAGAACCCTTTCTGTTGTCGTCAGTCCAAACGGATATCTTCATGTATGGCTTGCGCAGTGGCAACTTAGATGTCTTGTCCTCCTCTGCCAAGAAGATAATTTTATCTTTAGACTACGACTGGCACGAAAGGGTGGCGTTTTGGGTCAGCCTAGACACGGATAGTATCAGATGGTCGTCTCTGGAGCAAAAGACCACAGGGATGTTAATAAAAG GAGTGCAAGCAGATTCTTTAGCTCTGGACTGGCTTGGGAGAAACCTGTACTGGATCGATGGTGAGAATAGTCAAATTGTTGCCATGAAGATGTCTGCAGGCAGTTCGTCATACAGCGTTATCCTGGACGAAGACCTGGATCAGCCACATTCTCTTGCACTATTACCAGAAAAGGG GCTGATGTTCTGGACTGACATTGGCAACATGGTCAAGATTGAAAGGGCTGGAATGGATGGCTCAGAGAGGCGAGCAGTGGTTAACTCCAGTTTAGGTTGGCCAGGTGGTGTGGCGCTAGACGCTCTTGCTGAAAGAGTCTACTGGACCGATAAAAGGCTAAAGGCAATCGGGTCTGCAACGCTTGATGGAGATGACATTAGG aTCCTCCAGATGAAAGAAACGGCCAATCCTTTTGCCTTGGCCGTGTTCAATGATATGCTCTACTGGTCTGATGCCGAGAGACGAGTGGTACAGGCAGCCCATAAAATGACTGGCAAAAATGTTCGCGTTCTCTTGAAGAGACCAAGACAACCATTTGATATAAAG ATTATTCACCCCATATTACAGCAAAGAAGAAATAATCCTTGCAAGATAGGCTGTTcgcatttgtgtgttttggccCCTGGGCTCAAAGCTGTATGCAAGTGTCCCTCCAATCTTGTACTTGCTGAAGATGGTCTGACTTGCACCAACTTGATTGACACGGCCTTCCTGTTGCTGTTATCTCCCTCAACTGTCACCAAG ATTTACCTGCAGACCCGACACACTTCACAGGAGCTAAAAGGCTGGCCTGAACACATAGCTATGCAGGTACCAAGTGTCAATGAAGCGGCAATAATGGACTACAGCCTCCATAAAAACACCCTCCTTTTGGCTGATGATGGGACAACCTCACTCCGCGCCTTCAAACTTGAGGACTTGAATTTGGTCTTTGAAGGTCAACTTCTTAAGCTTCGTAGTGACACAATCACCGCTATGGCCTTGGACTGGGTAACCTTCAATATCTATTGGAGCAGCAGCAAGCAACCTCGCTTGCATGTCAGCTCCAGCAGTGGAGTATATACAACTGTGTTGATAAAGGATGGGATCGGTGAGGTGCGGTCCATTGCCCTTAACCCACCGAGAGGCAGTGTGTGTTTCACCAATCAGGTTCTGCAAGATGCAAGCCCAGTAGCTACTGTAGAGTGCGCCAACATGGATGGTGCTGAGAGAAGAGTAGTGTGGAAAAATAGTGTCCAACCAAACTCTTTGGCCTTCTCCACTGATGGCGCAAGTATTCTCTGGGCTGACATAA gtctaCATGTGATTGGGTCTGTTCACCTCGATGGGTCTGGGTACAAAGAAGTAAAGGTAGCTGATGGCTTGGCTGCTGTTGCTCTCAGTGAAGACATGCTTATCTGGATGACTGTCAGTG ATAAAATCAGGCTCTGGTACAATGATGACCAGCAGCAGAACAAGTTGTGGTTTGAGGTTGGCACCAAAGTTATTAGCATGAAGGCTTTCAGCAAATCTAGTGAGACTG GCTCTAACCAGTGTGAAGTAAAGAATGGCAACTGCCAGCACCTGTGTCTGGCCACCCCAAACGGTCGAACATGCAAGTGCACCCATGACTACATTAGTGTGAACGCTACCCACTGTTCTCCCGAGCAGCGCTGTCCAGCCGGAAGCAAGTCTTGTCTAGATCAACTTTCCTGCCAGTTTGAGGAAAAGTTTTGTGATGGACATGTAGACTGCTCTGACCATTCGGATGAGAACT GTGTCGACTTAAAACCCAAATCTGGAGCCACGGCACCTGTGCCCACCCAATCAACCACCTCCTGGACTGCGACATCACCTCAGCCTCTCTCTGGTTTTAGCACGGCCACAAATGGCAGCAAACCGCTTTTAAAGTTGAATGATCAAACGTGTAGCCAGATACGCTGCAGTGGAAAGGGGCGCTGTGTTGAGATCAGTGAAGAAACAACTTGTGTGTGTTCAATGGGCTACAGTGGTGATTCCTGTCAGGACAGAGCCCTGCCAGTTCCCATTGTCTTTGGAGTAGCTGGCCTCTGTGCAGTGGTGATCATTGCTGTGATTGCCGTCATGATAAAGTGGAAGAAGAGTGCCCGCTCcag GGGGGCTAATCCAGAAGCAGCGAAGGAAACTAGTATGACTGACCTAGATGGCAGAACTGCAGTGACTCCAACAGAGACTTCAGTATCAGaccatgaaaaaaaagag GAAGCTGTGTCTGGGAATTAA
- the LOC133154673 gene encoding mothers against decapentaplegic homolog 2, with protein MSSILPFTPPVVKRLLGWKKSTNGPGGAGGGEQNGQEEKWCEKAVKSLVKKLKKTGQLDELEKAITTQNCNTKCVTIPSNCSEIWGLSSPNTIEQWDTSGLYSYSDQTRSLDGHFQGSHRKGLPHVIYCRLWRWPDLHSHHELRAIEACEYAFHLKKDEVCINPYHYQRVETPVLPPVLVPRHSEILTELPPLDDYTHSIPENTNFPAGIDPPNNYIPETPPPGYISEDGEASDQQINQSMDTGSPAEMSPSTLSPVNHSMDLQPVTYSEPAFWCSIAYYELNQRVGETFHASQPSLTVDGFTDPSNSERFCLGLLSNVNRNATVEMTRRHIGRGVRLYYIGGEVFAECLSDSAIFVQSPNCNQRYGWHPATVCKIPPGCNLKIFNNQEFAALLAQSVNQGFEAVYQLTRMCTIRMSFVKGWGAEYRRQTVTSTPCWIELHLNGPLQWLDKVLTQMGSPSARCSSMS; from the exons ATGTCCTCCATCTTGCCATTTACTCCTCCTGTGGTGAAGAGGCTTTTGGGCTGGAAGAAGTCAACCAACGGACCCGGTGGAGCGGGTGGCGGAGAACAGAATGGCCAGGAGGAGAAAtggtgtgaaaaggctgtaAAGAGTTTAGTGAAGAAGCTCAAGAAGACAGGACAGCTGGATGAGCTGGAGAAAGCTATAACCACGCAGAACTGCAACACTAAGTGTGTCACCATCCCCAG CAATTGCTCAGAAATATGGGGACTGAGTTCACCAAATACGATAGAGCAGTGGGACACATCAGGCCTTTACAGCTATTCGGACCAAACAAG ATCCCTTGATGGCCACTTTCAGGGGTCCCACAGGAAGGGGCTTCCCCATGTTATCTATTGCCGTTTGTGGCGGTGGCCAGATCTCCACAGCCACCATGAACTGCGTGCAATCGAGGCCTGTGAGTATGCCTTTCACCTCAAGAAGGATGAGGTCTGCATCAACCCCTACCATTATCAGAGGGTCGAGACTCCAG TTCTGCCTCCAGTTCTTGTGCCAAGACACTCTGAAATTCTGACAGAGTTGCCACCTCTGGATGACTACACTCATTCCATACCCGAGAACACAAACTTTCCTGCAGGAATTGATCCTCCAAATAACTACATACCAG AAACGCCTCCGCCTGGTTACATCAGTGAGGATGGAGAGGCCAGTGATCAACAGATCAATCAAAGCATGGATACAG GTTCTCCAGCAGAGATGTCTCCCAGCACTCTGTCACCTGTCAATCACAGTATGG ACCTGCAACCAGTGACTTACTCAGAACCGGCTTTTTGGTGCTCAATAGCCTACTATGAGCTAAACCAACGTGTTGGGGAGACCTTCCATGCCTCACAGCCCTCGTTGACTGTCGATGGATTTACAGATCCATCCAACTCTGAGCGATTCTGCTTAGGTCTGCTGTCTAATGTCAACAGAAATGCCACTGTAGAGATGACGCGAAGGCATATAG GAAGAGGTGTTAGACTCTACTACATTGGCGGAGAAGTGTTTGCTGAGTGTCTGAGTGATAGTGCCATCTTTGTCCAGAGTCCAAACTGCAATCAGCGGTATGGATGGCATCCAGCAACAGTGTGTAAAATTCCGCCAG GTTGTAATTTAAAAATCTTTAACAATCAAGAATTTGCAGCTCTGCTAGCCCAGTCTGTGAACCAGGGCTTTGAAGCGGTGTACCAGCTCACTCGGATGTGCACCATCCGTATGAGCTTCGTCAAAGGCTGGGGAGCAGAGTACAG AAGGCAGACGGTTACGAGCACTCCGTGCTGGATCGAGTTACATTTGAATGGTCCTCTACAGTGGCTCGATAAGGTCTTGACCCAGATGGGTTCCCCGTCTGCACGCTGCTCCAGTATGTCTTAA
- the LOC133154683 gene encoding uncharacterized protein LOC133154683 — MRGFHHVLVVVPELFGYLTGWLGCKKGGYFFGNDMKTWLWRDRVPNNIGRNEHRVQTFPWDLWIDFPCVNPKPLNLLKRPVSPTTTTGNPVTYPTLPPCPTTTAKPTTCPTPAPCPTTTKLVTCPTTAPIPIKPATCPTPAPCPTTMAKPATSPAGPPPTDGEFEMCAISTNDKACSSHNVTCSCLLAMIANPMGGFQAVLDGLSVARSIVIRGQSVAEAKRLVVNLDARDTNGKNATAALHLNIDLESQTFTLNSGVDRKSGDNQTGDLPRGRPFGAGLPFKIVIKCGGMGTFHLDFNDELQLDFAGLQLDIGSINWLEVWQVMLSSIQLM; from the exons ATGCGTGGCTTTCATCATGTTCTTGTTGTCGTTCCAGAGCTGTTCGGGTATCTGACCGGATGGCTGGGATGCAAGAAAGGCGGTTACTTCTTCGGGAATGACATGAAGACATG GTTATGGCGGGACAGAGTGCCAAACAACATTGGTAGAAATGAACACCGCGTTCAAACGTTTCCCTGGGATCTTTGGATTGACTTCCCATGTGTCAATCCTAAGCCCTTAAACCTCTTAAAGC GTCCTGTCAGTCCCACCACCACTACAGGCAACCCTGTCACCTATCCTACTCTTCCTCCCTGCCCCACCACGACAGCCAAGCCTACCACCTGTCCTACTCCTGCTCCCTGCCCCACTACGACCAAGCTTGTCACCTGTCCTACTACTGCTCCCATTCCCATCAAGCCTGCCACCTGTCCTACTCCTGCTCCCTGCCCCACGACGATGGCCAAGCCTGCCACCAGTCCTGCCGGCCCTCCTCCGACCGATGGGGAGTTCGAGATGTGCGCAATCTCCACCAATGACAAGGCGTGTTCCTCCCACAACGTGACATGCTCGTGCCTGCTCGCCATGATTGCCAACCCG ATGGGCGGATTCCAAGCTGTGCTCGACGGTCTCAGTGTGGCCCGGAGCATTGTCATCAGAGGACAATCCGTGGCCGAAGCAAAGAG GCTGGTGGTCAACCTGGACGCGCGCGACACCAACGGCAAGAACGCTACCGCGGCGCTGCACCTGAATATTGACTTGGAGAGCCAAACCTTCACCCTCAACTCCGGAGTGGACCGCAAGTCGGGTGACAACCAGACCGGGGACCTTCCCCGCGGACGCCCCTTCGGAGCCGGTCTCCCCTTCAAG ATTGTCATCAAGTGCGGCGGGATGGGCACTTTCCACTTGGACTTCAACGACGAGCTCCAGCTGGACTTTGCAGGTCTTCAACTTGATATCGGGAGCATCAACTGGTTGGAGGTGTGGCAAGTGATGCTGAGCAGCATCCAACTGATGTGA
- the LOC133154688 gene encoding immediate early response 3-interacting protein 1: MAFTLYSLIQAAILCVNAVAVLHEERFLSRIGWGVDQGVGGFGDEPGIKVQMMTLIRSVRTVMRVPLIAVNSVCIVLLLLFG; this comes from the exons ATGGCATTTACTCTTTACTCACTGATCCAAGCAGCAATTCTCTGCGTGAATGCTGTAGCAGTACTGCACGAAGAACGATTTTTGAGTAGAA TTGGATGGGGCGTGGACCAGGGCGTTGGAGGATTTGGTGATGAACCAGGCATCAAAGTTCAGATGATGACGCTGATTCGCTCTGTGCGTACCGTCATGAGAG TGCCTTTGATTGCAGTGAATTCAGTGTGTATCGTTTTGTTGCTGCTGTTTGGATGA
- the si:ch211-12e13.1 gene encoding uncharacterized protein si:ch211-12e13.1 isoform X2, with protein sequence MDTALLRRFCDATGYGWDYPDSEYRDIPLCFPEVLCRTLLLMAITDHNFRLSPVGLVCVRQSIKTHQPVDELKKGPFTLQVQVLVYRTLDVGVEVDVLLSATSRSKSLVWESILTLMSKNKYQQAKNEIAMAAQMDEAMLQDVKQVDLRVPLSASPLCAWSFLDYWFFYLPASLFGFKLRTISSLWMLSVCLAEIEKHNVFGVITSPLNIMAHFEDRLLAPSKVTLSFTRCQSSTQDLSFQMQQHGGSKIHLAGMIFRT encoded by the exons ATGGACACAGCGCTTCTGAGGAGGTTTTGCGATGCTACAGGTTATGGTTGGGACTATCCAGACAGCGAATACAGAGACATTCCTCTGTGCTTCCCTGAGGTTCTGTGCCGCACACTTTTGCTCATGGCCATTACTGATCACAACTTCCGGCTGAGCCCAGTTG GTCTGGTTTGTGTGCGCCAGAGCATTAAAACCCATCAGCCAGTTGATGAGTTGAAGAAAGGTCCCTTTACGTTGCAAGTTCAAGTCCTCGTGTACAGAACCTTGGATGTCGGTGTGGAGGTAGATGTCTTGCTTTCTGCCACTTCCCGTTCCAAGAGTCTTGTGTGGGAGAGTATCTTAACACTGATGTCCAAGAACAAGTACCAACAAGCCAAAAATGAGA TTGCAATGGCCGCTCAAATGGATGAAGCTATGCTCCAGGACGTCAAACAAGTGGATCTCAGAGTTCCCTTAAGTGCTAGTCCACTTTGTGCCTGGTCCTTCTTGGACTATTGGTTCTTCTATCTGCCAGCCAGTCTGTTTGGCTTCAAGTTGCGGACCATTTCAAGTCTATGGATGTTGTCTGTCTGCTTGGCTGAAATAGAAAAGCACAATG TGTTTGGAGTCATCACATCTCCACTGAACATCATGGCCCACTTTGAGGATCGTTTGTTGGCACCAAGCAAAGTGACTCTTTCATTCACGAGATGTCAGTCATCTACCCAAGACCTCAGCTTCCAAATGCAGCAACACGGAGGCAGCAAGATTCACTTAGCGGGAATGATATTCAGGACCTGA
- the si:ch211-12e13.1 gene encoding uncharacterized protein si:ch211-12e13.1 isoform X1 — MMRSLQNYILASLSVPCIYFVYVHIYCSHKLLKTSTLCWEKLPKLSYLFLKYVTKALIWRQGCLYKPRRKKGCDVFYAVYNCRMDTALLRRFCDATGYGWDYPDSEYRDIPLCFPEVLCRTLLLMAITDHNFRLSPVGLVCVRQSIKTHQPVDELKKGPFTLQVQVLVYRTLDVGVEVDVLLSATSRSKSLVWESILTLMSKNKYQQAKNEIAMAAQMDEAMLQDVKQVDLRVPLSASPLCAWSFLDYWFFYLPASLFGFKLRTISSLWMLSVCLAEIEKHNVFGVITSPLNIMAHFEDRLLAPSKVTLSFTRCQSSTQDLSFQMQQHGGSKIHLAGMIFRT; from the exons atgatgagaAGCCTTCAGAATTATATTTTGGCCTCGCTATCTGTACCCTGCATTTATTTCGTCTATGTACACATCTACTGTTCTCATAAATTACTGAAAACAAGTACACTCTGCTGGGAGAAACTCCCAAAACTTTCCTACCTGTTTCTGAAATATGTGACCAAAGCTCTTATTTGGAGACAGGGCTGCTTGTACAAGCCACGCCGAAAGAAGGGATGTGACGTATTTTACGCCGTCTACAACTGCAG AATGGACACAGCGCTTCTGAGGAGGTTTTGCGATGCTACAGGTTATGGTTGGGACTATCCAGACAGCGAATACAGAGACATTCCTCTGTGCTTCCCTGAGGTTCTGTGCCGCACACTTTTGCTCATGGCCATTACTGATCACAACTTCCGGCTGAGCCCAGTTG GTCTGGTTTGTGTGCGCCAGAGCATTAAAACCCATCAGCCAGTTGATGAGTTGAAGAAAGGTCCCTTTACGTTGCAAGTTCAAGTCCTCGTGTACAGAACCTTGGATGTCGGTGTGGAGGTAGATGTCTTGCTTTCTGCCACTTCCCGTTCCAAGAGTCTTGTGTGGGAGAGTATCTTAACACTGATGTCCAAGAACAAGTACCAACAAGCCAAAAATGAGA TTGCAATGGCCGCTCAAATGGATGAAGCTATGCTCCAGGACGTCAAACAAGTGGATCTCAGAGTTCCCTTAAGTGCTAGTCCACTTTGTGCCTGGTCCTTCTTGGACTATTGGTTCTTCTATCTGCCAGCCAGTCTGTTTGGCTTCAAGTTGCGGACCATTTCAAGTCTATGGATGTTGTCTGTCTGCTTGGCTGAAATAGAAAAGCACAATG TGTTTGGAGTCATCACATCTCCACTGAACATCATGGCCCACTTTGAGGATCGTTTGTTGGCACCAAGCAAAGTGACTCTTTCATTCACGAGATGTCAGTCATCTACCCAAGACCTCAGCTTCCAAATGCAGCAACACGGAGGCAGCAAGATTCACTTAGCGGGAATGATATTCAGGACCTGA